The genome window GCACATTGTAACTATATTATGAAGTCCATCTTAATAATCCAAAATGCTAGTGCtttgttaaaaaaatatatctttttCTGGAATACAATATCAATGTGGTATGTTATATTCCTGACTATGGTACTTGCGTTAAGAAAACACTATACAATTATAAATGGATTTCAGTGCATGTCAGAGGCACTCCAAGGACTGCATAATTTTGACAATGTTTACATTTCAAATTTCAGTACCAAGTAAGCAAGATTCACAATGCTTTTTATTAACTACGATTATGTCAATTTAGCAACAGTGTCTCTTGGGTTTGCATATACCAATGTTATAAAACTGAGGAGAGGAACTATGTAGAAACTAATGACGCTAAGTGAAATGTTTATATAATAATGTATTTTATAGACATCTGTATttttagaaaatatatatattaatgtATTTGTAATGAACTCCTAATTGCTTTTGACTTTAGTTTGAGCCTTtcagacagaggcaggggactaTCTCCCCTCACATCACAGTCATCATTTTTGCTTTGCTGCAGAGAAGAACAGGAATCTAATCCTTTAAAAGATATTACTGGGTTTAGAAAACTATTAGCTTCTACTACAGCGGTATGTTTTGGAGATATTTCTGTTGACAAATAATtgctagttatttttaaatttgcgGCTCTCTCTTTCCATTTAATTGAAAGATTTGATCCTTTGTTACTCTTCTCCTTGGTAGCGTTGTCTTTCATCTGAGCTGGATTTGGTTGCCCCTGCTGTCTAATTCTATATGTCGGATTTTTATCCTTCACATACCCATCATCACTGTCCTCACTAGAAGAATGTCTCTCATAGCACACACTCTTTTTAATGGAAGTTTTCCAAGAAACTTGACTACAGAATTTTCTAACTTGACAGTCATCTGTGATCTTTGCTAATGTCCGTGATTCACCTTCAGAGTGCAAAGGCTCTTCTGCTTCACTGCTCAAATCCACAGAGTTTGAACAGCTTTGTTTGGGGTGTTTTTGCTCCATTTGTAACAGGTTTCCAGGTTTTTGGTATAGTTCCTCATAATTTTGTACACTACAGTCCTTCAAATAATTTTCTGATAACATTTTGATTTCCTTTGGGTTGTCACTTAATTGAACTGAAGGATAAATGGAAACAGTCCCAGGAATTGatgtttttttcatttgtttcaacAACTGTAAAGGTTTCATTTGCACTACATTTAGAGACAGTGAAGTATCTTTATGCACGGATGTCTTCAGAAGGATCCGTTCTCTTAAAGGCAACTTCTGAAACTGTCCTACGAGGTCAGTAGAGTTTGAAACCAAATACTCTGCACTACTGCAAGGATCTTCATCAGACTGTGTAGCACCAGAATAGTTTGAATTTTCCCTTGTTTTGTGCTGAAGCGTACATGGTTGGCTTACACCACTATTAGATGTACCATGTTTAGACACTGAACAACAGGCAGAATCAACATGTTCTGGTACAATGCTGAAAGAGGTTCCTTCCCAGTCAATACCACTCAATTGTAGATCAGCTATCATAGAGGAAGTATAGGAAGATGATGCCTCAGAGAGTTCAGTAAATTGTGCTGATGAAATATGAGAGTCATCTAAAACACTCTGATATTGAGTACTGATTGAAGCAGGTAGTGGAAGGGTAGGTGCTGGGTTTTGTAATTGAACAATTACAGTGGACAAATCTGCAGCTAAAAGTGAATCATTagatttggaaatatttttttgtttcatttgactATCAGGGAGAGTTTTAAAATCAGACTTGGAATCCTGTTCAGGAAAGCTTTCGCAGGTAGATTGCAAATTCATCAGAGACAGGAGATCAGCAACTTCACTGTTGATATCTGAATATTCTTTttcttttggtttatttttcttaCCTAAAAAAACAGAGACCATACAGCATAAtaggtttttgttgttgtcaaAGTAATTTCAGTTGTTAAGAATGTATAGTGCTAGCAGAGATGAAAAGGAGCAGGGTGAGAAGAAATGGGATCTTAATGGGGACATAATCTTTCACTGAATAGGATATATGCACAGCTATACAAGAAATGATGCAGtctatattatttgtattatgtcaGTGCCCACAGAGTGGTAGGCATTGGTATGGTTTCCAACTTACTTCTCTGTTTCTTCTCCAAAATTTCCAACTTATAGAAGCCAACAATGTCAGGATAGGCAGCCTGAAACAATGATTCTTCCTCTACTGTAACCACAAAGGACTCTGTGGACTGATCATCTGCTGTAACATAATGCTCTAGAAAATTAACAGAGTCACATTAGGGCCGAGGACATGAAGGAAGGGAAAAGATCAGAGTAGGAACAATGCAGTTCCTTTGCCCTTAAGAAATTTTCAAATATTAATGTCAGTATCAGAAGATTAGAGGCCACACCCTGGTCACATCAAGACCTCTTTGCACCAAACTCTTGCAGGCACTTGAGATCCCCTCATCATGGGGGATTTTTTCACATAATGTCGTGCCAGCTTGGAATAGGGGATATGCTGGGgccaaaaagaaataaaacttaAGTCTAATGTGTAGTTGTGATCCCTAGTCATTGTAATGAACATCTTTGCCCTCCTCCAAATGTGCACCGAGTGCTTGTCTGACACACCTGAAGATTACCAAACACAAAATTCCCCTAAGGGTACAATGTATGCATTTTCAATCTGTTTAAGAACGTAATGGCCATattcggtcagaccaaaggtccacctagcccaataTCCCATCTTTTGCCTAGAGATGTGACAGTGTGTATGTTTCAATGGTCAACCAATGAGCCTGAGCTCATTGGTTAGCCTTCATGGTTACACGTAAGCTGcctcctcctctaccctccccacgctgcctctgtatcagaggcagcagggcgtaGCACGTGGGAACTggtgctcttggggagctggcttcctgtgggtaCGAGCTTCTGTGGAATCACCTGCCTTGCTGAGGGGCTGCAGCAGTGTGAGATGGGttaggcagctccacaggagccggTGTttgtggagagccagcttaatAATTGGCTTCTCATGAGCACTGGctctcactctcctccccccaactgctgtctctgtttcagcagttacacatttacaacaaacaaacaaacaatccaaAACCAACACTTTTCATCATCTCTACTTTTGACAATGGCCAATAtcaggtgatttaaaaaaatgtgtgttttctGTATCTGTTCATAGAACAGTTGTCCAATCAGTACTAGAGGTCACTTGTGCATGCTGCTGGCTGCACATTTCCTTTAAAGGAGAGTTGTGTCAGAATAACCCATACGTGTATAAGAAAACACCAACCTGGCTTTTGCCATTCAATTTCAAAACAAGGAATTCCATTTTTAACACGAGTCCTGCTTATCCTGTGAAACAAAAACAGACATGGTAACAACTTCACTAAGTCATTTTCCTAAAGCAAGAAATATGAAAATATCACAAACCTATTCCAAAATGATAAATTTGTAATCCATGCAAATTAGAGGAAAAAGTCCTATTCCGCTAATGTAGTACAGATTCTAAAAACCAGAATGATTTGTTTTTAAGATTGCCACTTTTTCTTGCAGGTAAATAATAAACCTCTGTTCTTGTCTTTGACTATGTAAACAGACCATTAATGAACATACAGGTCATGAAAAGGCACCAGATGAGCATAACTGGGGAGTGAGGTTCCCTTCTCACAAGAGATACAAAAATCAATGATATTGAAAACTTCTCCTACTGCCCTATGACCTGAGATGCAGGCATGGTAACCAGTATTTGTATGGGTTCATTCACTTCTTTTGTATCTTTGATCAAACAAGAGAGCTTTGAGTCAGAGATGTACTGTGTAGTTTAGTTAGGCATTGCTGTGTGCGCGCATGTGCACACTGCTGATTTTTTTCGTTATATTGGTGGTTGCAACTGAGCAGCCACCAGGCAATAATTTTATTTTGCTACTGGCAGTGGATTTGAAACAACATAGAAGTAAAAGATTCTACCTTCTGCTATCACTCCTACATACCACCCAGGCCATATTTTCAATATTTCTTTGAAAAACAGAATTCTAAATTAAAACCACTGATCCTATAAAGGCTCACCTTCCCACATGTGCTATTTCACATGCTGTAAGCAGTCCCATAGTCTTCTGTATCTCCTTTTTTGCTGAATTGGTAATAGAATTTGATGATAATACTGATCTGAACCTTTAACAAGGTTAGACAATGATATTCAAGTCTAGACAAGAAAGTACAGTAGAATTCAGCACCAAGGAGACCATTCACTGTTAGCCCTAACAAGAAAGAAGCCAGTAGATCATCAGCTCCCCAGCTGTCAACTAAAATGTATAGGCCAGAGGCCTGGTTGTGTGTCAACCTCAATGAACAAAAACTCATGCCCATAACATGCCCCACTTATGTGGATAGGATTATGGCTAAAAGTGAGGATGTGAAGAATCATGCCCTGTAAACTAGCATTAAAGGAAACTTTTGCACACATTACCTTTGTGTAGCTGCTATTACAGAAAAATGACAGAAAAATGCAACACTGATTTAAGCTTTTACCATTTTCTAGAAGCAGCACATAGCTTAAGCATGAAGGCAAAAGTGGGAAGTATATTTTACTTCAATAATATTTCCTCCAGtgtcaaaaatgaacaaaaaatggaGTGAATTCAAAGACTTCAAAAATTACG of Pelodiscus sinensis isolate JC-2024 chromosome 3, ASM4963464v1, whole genome shotgun sequence contains these proteins:
- the GEN1 gene encoding flap endonuclease GEN homolog 1, producing the protein MGVTNLWQILEPVKEYVHLSTLRGKTLAVDLSVWVCEAQSVKKMIGLVRKPHLRNLFFRLSFLTSMEIKLVFVMEGDAPKLKADTMSKRNELRYGSSKKPRSTKTGRSYFKSVLKECLEMLECLGLPWVQAAGEAEAMCAYLNANGYVDGCITSDGDVFLYGAQTVYRNFTMNAKDPHVDCYTMSSVKEKLGCDRESLIGLAILLGCDYLPKGVPGVGKEQALKLIETLQGQSLLQRFDQWKGQLQCGNTPALSVNKMTHCSVCHHPGSCKDHKLSGCKLCGSVKYCESHDYQYCCPCEWHCSEREKQTNAVEDNIRKKARGCEGFPFSEVIQEFLVNKNKLVRILECQRPNLLSFQRFAFEKMEWTKHYACQKMLSLLTHYDMIKRKSGQIDTEQLQAIRISRTRVKNGIPCFEIEWQKPEHYVTADDQSTESFVVTVEEESLFQAAYPDIVGFYKLEILEKKQRSKKNKPKEKEYSDINSEVADLLSLMNLQSTCESFPEQDSKSDFKTLPDSQMKQKNISKSNDSLLAADLSTVIVQLQNPAPTLPLPASISTQYQSVLDDSHISSAQFTELSEASSSYTSSMIADLQLSGIDWEGTSFSIVPEHVDSACCSVSKHGTSNSGVSQPCTLQHKTRENSNYSGATQSDEDPCSSAEYLVSNSTDLVGQFQKLPLRERILLKTSVHKDTSLSLNVVQMKPLQLLKQMKKTSIPGTVSIYPSVQLSDNPKEIKMLSENYLKDCSVQNYEELYQKPGNLLQMEQKHPKQSCSNSVDLSSEAEEPLHSEGESRTLAKITDDCQVRKFCSQVSWKTSIKKSVCYERHSSSEDSDDGYVKDKNPTYRIRQQGQPNPAQMKDNATKEKSNKGSNLSIKWKERAANLKITSNYLSTEISPKHTAVVEANSFLNPVISFKGLDSCSSLQQSKNDDCDVRGDSPLPLSERLKLKSKAIRSSLQIH